From the genome of Streptomyces xanthophaeus:
ACGCCGAGCCGTTCGGGTGGCACGAGGGCGGAGAGGATGCCGTCGCTCTGCGGCCAGGTGCTGCCGAGGACCCCCTCGCATTCGGAGAGGCCGCTCTTGCCGAGTGTGCGCCAGAACGGCCGGTCGTACGCGGCGACGAACTTCGCGGCGAGGGCCTGGCGTTGGCGGTGCAGGGAGGCGAGTCGCTCGTCGCGGACGCCGGTGACGGCGACCTGGCGGAGCGGGCCGACGGGCAGGGCGCTGACGACGGCGCCGGCGGTGAGGGTCTCGCCGCCGGCCAGCCGTACGGAGCAGGGGCCGGCCGGGCGGACCGTGACGGCCTCGACGGGCGCGCCGGTGCGGATGCGTCCGCCGAGGTCCGCGGCCATGCGCAGGGCCACCGTGGCGGAGCCCTCGGCGACCCGCAGGCCCTCCCATGCCTCGTAGTCGTAGGCCTCGGGGCCGGGGACGGCGGCGTGCTTGCGCAGGGCGGCGAGCAGCGACGTACGCTCGTACGAGCCGTCGGCGAGGGCGAGTTGGCCGATCTCCCAGAGGCGGACGACGGCCGGTGTCGCTCCCTGGGCGCGCAGCCAGTCGGCGACGGAGGACCGGTCGAGGGCCGTGGCGTCGGGGTGGGACCAGGGGTCGGCCGGGTCCACGGTCCGGGCGAGGGCGCAGAAGGCGGCGGTGACCTTCTGGTGGCAGGCGTCGTCGCCGGGGCCGAACCAGTGGGGCGGATCGCCGGCGGAGACCCCTTCCGGCGTGGCACGGGTGAGGACGCCGGGCTCGGCGACATAGCTGGGGACCAGGGTGAGGCCGAGTTCCTCGGCGAGGGCCAGGTAGGCGGTGTGGGCGCGGCCGACGACCTCGCCGCCGAGCTGGACCAGCCGGCCGTCGGGGAGTTCGGTCTGTTCGACGCGTCCGCCGACCCGGTCCCGGGCCTCGACGACGAGGACGTCGGCTCCGCCGGCGGCGAGGTCACGCGCTGCGGCGAGGCCGGCCAGGCCGGCGCCGAGCACGATGACGTCGTGGTTCATGAGGGTGTTCCTTCGGTCGGGCGGAGCCGAGGCGGCTCAGGCTTCGGCTTCGGCTTCAGTCCAGGACGAGGCAGTGTTCGGGCTTCCAGCCGATCTCGACGCGCTCGCCGCCGCTCCAGCGGTCCTCCCTGCGGGAGCGGACGGTGTTCTGCTCCAGTACGGACACCGTGACGCCGGGAGCCAGTTCGATCAGGTACGTGGTGGTCGGGCCGCAGTAGACGGTCTCGCGGACGACGCCGGTGGCGCGGGCCATGTCCGGCTCCAGGTCGGACAGCCAGATCTTCTCGGGGCGGATCGACAGGTTGACCCTGCTGCCTTCGGGGACGGACGTCCGCTGTCCGACGGGCAGTTCGGGGCCGTCGTCGAGGACGACCCGGCCGGAACGGTAGGTGCCGGGGACGAGGTTGGAGGTGCCCATGAAGGAGGCGGTGAAGCTGCTGGTGGGGCGCTCGTACACGTCCTCGGGCGTTCCGCACTGCTCGACGCGGCCCTCGTTCATGACGGCGAGGCGGTCCGACATGGTCAGGGCCTCGTCCTGGTCGTGGGTGACGAAGACGAAGGTGATGCCGACCTCGCGCTGGATCTGCTTGAGCTCGACCTGCATGTGGCGGCGGAGTTTGAGGTCGAGGGCGGCCAGCGGCTCGTCGAGGAGGAGGACCTGGGGCCGGTTGACGAGGGCGCGGGCGAGGGCGACGCGTTGTTTCTGGCCGCCGGAGAGGGTGGCCGGCTTGCGGTTCGCCAGGTGGCCGAGCTGGACGAGGTCGAGCATGCCGGAGACCCGTTCGCGGATCTCGGCGCGGCCGACGCCCTTGCGCTTGAGGCCGAAGGCCACGTTGTCGGCGAGCGAGAGGTGGTCGAAGAGGGCGTAGCTCTGGAAGACGGTGTTGACGTTGCGCTTGTCGGGCGGCAGGCCGGTGACGTCCTGGCCGTCGAGGAGGACGCTGCCCGAGGTGGGGTCGGAGAAGCCGCCGATCATCCGCAGGAGGCTGGTCTTGCCGCAGCCGGAGGGGCCGAGGAGGGAGAAGAACTCACCCGGGGCGATGTCGAGTTCGACGTCGCGTACGGCGTACGTGCCGCCCGCGGCCGGGTACTGCTTGCTGACCCGGTCGAGCCGGACGGCGGGGGTGGGGTGGACGGGCGTCGGGGTCATGAGGGTCCGGGTCCGGGCGGTCGGGCTCGTGGGGGGCTGGGTCGTGGGGGTCGGGGTCGTGGTCGTGGGGGTCGGGTGCTCGGGTGTCGCGGGCATGGGTGTCACTTCCCGGAGAGCAGGTCGAGGCCGCCTCTGCGCCCGAACAGGCGCGGGATGGCCAGTGCGAGGACGATGAGGCCGATGGAGCCGACCAGCATCAGGGTGCCGACGGCGTTGATGGTGGGCTGCACGCCGAACCTGATCGCCGAGTAGATGCGCACCGACAGGGGTTGCGGGTCGACGCCGGTGGTGAAGTAGGCGAGGACGAAGTCGTCGAAGACGAGGGCGAAGATCAGCACCGCGGAGGCGAGGATGCTGGGCAGCAGCGCGGGCAGGGTCACCAGGCGCAGGGCCTGCCCGCGGGTGGCCCCGAGGTCCATGGCCGCCTCCTCGACCTCCGGGTTGAGGGCGGCGATGCGGGAGCGGAGGATGACCGTCACGTAGGAGATGGAGAAGGTGATCTCGGCGAGCATCACGGTGGTGGTGGACAGGGTGATGCCGAGGCCCTTGAAGAGGAGCATCGCCGCGACGCCGGTGACGATCTCCGGGGTGATCAGCGGGACGAGCATGATCAGGCCGGCGAAGGAGCCGAGGCGGCTGCGGCTGCGTACGAGGCCCAGGGCCAGGGCCACCCCGAGGACGAGCGAGCCGGCCATGGCGACCAGGGACACCCGCAGGCTCATGCCGAGCGAGTCGAGGAGTGCCTCGTCGTGGAGGAGGGCCGTGTACCAGCGGAGGCTGACGCCGTCGAGGACGGTGAGGGATTTCTGGGAGTTGAAGGAGAACAGGACGACGACGCCGACGGGGAGGTAGAGGAGCGCGAAGAAGAGGGCGGTGACGGCGATGGCGAAGCGGGGGCGGCGCTCGGCTCCGCGCCGGCGGCGCTGCGGGGCGCTCATCGGGCGGCCTCCGCCTCGTCCTTGCGGGTGCGCCGCAGGTAGCCGAGCATCCCGAGGAACAGGACCGCCATCAGCAGCATGGTGAGGGCCGAGCCGAGGGGCCAGTTCTGGCCTTGGAAGAACTTGTCCTGGATCAGGTTGCCGATCATGATCTGGTCGGGACCTCCCATGAGCTGGGCGCTGACGAAGTCGCCCATGGCGGGCAGGAAGACGAGAACGCAACCCGCGGCCGCTCCCTGCCGGGTGGCGGGGACGGTGACGAAGAGGAAGGTCCGCAGGGGGCCGCCGTAGAGGTCGCGGCCGGCCTCGATGAGCGAGGTGTCCATGCGTTCCATCGCCGCGTACAGCGGGATGATCATGAAGACGACGAAGCCGTAGACGAGTCCGGCGATCACTCCCACACCGGTCTGGAGGATCTTGGTGCCGTCGTCGGCGAGACCGATCGCGCGCAGGGCCCTCAGCAGCGGTCCGTCGTCGGAGAGGACGACGGACCAGCCGTACATCCGGACCAGGTAGTTGGCGAAGAACGGGACCACGATCGCGGCGATCAGCAGGTTCTTGAACCGGCCGCCGCACAGGGCGATGGCGTAGGCGACCGGGTAGGCCACGGCCAGGCAGATGAGGCAGGTGATGAGCGCGTAGCCGAGGGAGCGCAGCAGGACGGTGCTGTAGGCGGGGTCGGCCAGTGCGGTGAGGTTGGCGAAGTTGAGCCCGAAGCGCGGATTGCCGAGGGGGTCGGTGGTGCCGAGCGCCAGGGTGGCCACGAGGAGGAGGGAGGCGACGAGGAAGCCGGCCATCCAGAGGGTGCCGGGGAGCAGGAGCCAGGTCCACAGGCGCGGCTGCCGCCTCCGGGTGCGGGTGCCCGGTGCGGCTTCGGGCCGTGTCCGGTCCGGGGGCGGTGTTTTCGGCCCGTCCGGGTCCTCGG
Proteins encoded in this window:
- a CDS encoding flavin monoamine oxidase family protein, which encodes MNHDVIVLGAGLAGLAAARDLAAGGADVLVVEARDRVGGRVEQTELPDGRLVQLGGEVVGRAHTAYLALAEELGLTLVPSYVAEPGVLTRATPEGVSAGDPPHWFGPGDDACHQKVTAAFCALARTVDPADPWSHPDATALDRSSVADWLRAQGATPAVVRLWEIGQLALADGSYERTSLLAALRKHAAVPGPEAYDYEAWEGLRVAEGSATVALRMAADLGGRIRTGAPVEAVTVRPAGPCSVRLAGGETLTAGAVVSALPVGPLRQVAVTGVRDERLASLHRQRQALAAKFVAAYDRPFWRTLGKSGLSECEGVLGSTWPQSDGILSALVPPERLGVLLGTPAPLRTRELLADIARLYGDEAYRPLATYVRMWGTDPWTQGYVTQWTPGDVMAVGPRHGTHEPPFYVCGSDQWVAGYMEGAVRTGRDAAKEALRRG
- a CDS encoding ABC transporter ATP-binding protein; translation: MTPMPATPEHPTPTTTTPTPTTQPPTSPTARTRTLMTPTPVHPTPAVRLDRVSKQYPAAGGTYAVRDVELDIAPGEFFSLLGPSGCGKTSLLRMIGGFSDPTSGSVLLDGQDVTGLPPDKRNVNTVFQSYALFDHLSLADNVAFGLKRKGVGRAEIRERVSGMLDLVQLGHLANRKPATLSGGQKQRVALARALVNRPQVLLLDEPLAALDLKLRRHMQVELKQIQREVGITFVFVTHDQDEALTMSDRLAVMNEGRVEQCGTPEDVYERPTSSFTASFMGTSNLVPGTYRSGRVVLDDGPELPVGQRTSVPEGSRVNLSIRPEKIWLSDLEPDMARATGVVRETVYCGPTTTYLIELAPGVTVSVLEQNTVRSRREDRWSGGERVEIGWKPEHCLVLD
- a CDS encoding ABC transporter permease, producing MSAPQRRRRGAERRPRFAIAVTALFFALLYLPVGVVVLFSFNSQKSLTVLDGVSLRWYTALLHDEALLDSLGMSLRVSLVAMAGSLVLGVALALGLVRSRSRLGSFAGLIMLVPLITPEIVTGVAAMLLFKGLGITLSTTTVMLAEITFSISYVTVILRSRIAALNPEVEEAAMDLGATRGQALRLVTLPALLPSILASAVLIFALVFDDFVLAYFTTGVDPQPLSVRIYSAIRFGVQPTINAVGTLMLVGSIGLIVLALAIPRLFGRRGGLDLLSGK
- a CDS encoding ABC transporter permease — translated: MATRSNRTGTAVRPPEDPDGPKTPPPDRTRPEAAPGTRTRRRQPRLWTWLLLPGTLWMAGFLVASLLLVATLALGTTDPLGNPRFGLNFANLTALADPAYSTVLLRSLGYALITCLICLAVAYPVAYAIALCGGRFKNLLIAAIVVPFFANYLVRMYGWSVVLSDDGPLLRALRAIGLADDGTKILQTGVGVIAGLVYGFVVFMIIPLYAAMERMDTSLIEAGRDLYGGPLRTFLFVTVPATRQGAAAGCVLVFLPAMGDFVSAQLMGGPDQIMIGNLIQDKFFQGQNWPLGSALTMLLMAVLFLGMLGYLRRTRKDEAEAAR